The nucleotide sequence AAGTAATAACACAGAAGCTAGTTCAAAACCTAAAAACATTGCATCTGAGATAGAAAGTGAAGCTAAAAAAAACGATGAGAAGATAATACAAAAAAAACAAGAAAAAAAACAAGAAAATAAAGTTATAAAAGAGGTAGAAAAAGCCAAAGTTAAAAAGATAGAATCGCCTAAAAAAGAGGTACAATATAATGAATTTCAAGATAATAATAGATTTTTACAAGGGGAAGATGGAGTATTTACTGCAATTTCTTTAGAAGGAATAGAGTATGAAATATTAAAAGAGGTTGATCCTAAATATCCCATTAGAGCTAAAAAATCAGGTTATAAAGGTATTGGAATAATTAGGGTGAAATTTCTTGTAGATGTTGACGGTAGTGTAAAAAATATAGAGTTTTTATCAGGTGAACAAAAATTTGGATTTAAAGAGGAAGTAGAAAAGGCACTCAATCAATGGAGATTTAAACCAATTCAATATAAAAATAAAAATATAAGAGTACATTTTGAAAAAGAGTTTAAATTTAAAAACATTTGAAAATAGTAGCATGGAGTTGGGTAGAGTTTAATAAGCTCTACCTATTTTTATAAGAAAGGGGAAGTTATGGATTTTAAATTGGGATTAGATCAAAGTTTGAAAATAGCTTTATCTCTAGAGATGAAGTTATCTATTGATATATTAAAAATGAGTTTGAAAGAATTAAAAGAATTTTTGAAAGAAAAAGAGGAGAAATATCCAGGAATTGAGATAGTTTATCCAAAGCAGATAAAATCAAAATCTACTGAAGTAGAAACCTATTTAGAAAACATATCGGATTCAGAAGAGAGTTTAATAGATTTTTTAGAGGAACAGATTAGTTATTTAACTTTATCAAAAGAGATAAAAAATATTTTAGAATATTTAATAAATAATTTAGATGAACGTGGTTATTTAGATGGTTCCTTGGAAGAGTTAAGAAAAGATGGGGGATATAAAAGTGTTGTTTTTAAAGAGAGCTTAAGTATTTTAAGAAAGTTAGATCCAATTGGAGTAGGAGCTTTTGATCTTATCGATTGTTTAAAAATACAACTTTTAAACAGAGGAATAAAAGAAAGAAAAATAGAGGAAATTCTTGAAAAGAATTTAGAAGATATAGCCAATACAAATTTGAATAAAATCTGTTTAGAAAGAGAGATTGATATGTCTACTCTAAAAAGATACATAGAGGTAATAAAAACCTTGAATCCGAAACCAGCAAGAGGATACTATGTAAATAAAAAAACGAAATACATCATACCAGATATTAATCTAGATATAATAGCTGATGAGATTATAATAACTTTAAATGAAGAGGAAATCCCAAAAATTAAAGTAAGAACAGATGATAAACAAAGCTATAATTTAGCTTTAACATTAGAAAGAAGTATTCAAAAAAGACAAAAAACACTTTTAAAAGTAAGTAATTATATTTTAAATTATCAAAAAGATTTTATATTAAGAAATGCTCCATTAAAAACCTTAAAAATAAAAGATATTGCTTACGAATTAGATTTACATGAATCAACAATATCAAGAGCTATAAAGGATAAGTTTTTAAAAAGTGGTAGTAGAATCGAGAGTCTAAAAAAATATATAGTTTTAGATGAAAAAAATCAATATATAAAGAATCAAATATTAGAAATTATAGATTTGGAAAATAAAAAAAATCCTTTATCAGATGAAAAAATATTGAAAGAACTCTGCAATAGAGGTGTTATGATTCAAAGAAGAACAATAGCTAAATATAGAGATGAACTGGGAATACCCTCTAGTCGTCATAGAAAAAAATAGGTAATAAAAAATTATTTGTGATATAATAAAGCCTAAAGATTATTTTTGTATTAAATATATGAATAGTATAATTGAATGGATAAATTAGTGTGATTTACGACGAGTTAAAAAGAAGGGGAATATAATGGTTATAAAGAAAAAAAAATCAATCCGTGAACAAGTATATGATTATTTAAAAGATGAGATTGTAAATGGAAACATAAAAGAAGGGAGCAGGATAGTAGAAGAAGAATATGCTGAAAGATTAAATATAAGCAGAACACCCCTTAGAGAAGCTCTTAGAATGTTAGAGTTAGAAGGGCTTGTAGAAGCTAGAGAAAAAGGTGGAGTAACAGTTCCCAAAACTACTAAAAAAGATGTTGAAGAGGTTGTTAAAATAAGAATAGCTTTAGAAACAGTTATATTTGAAGAGTTATTTGAAAAAGTTACTTTAGAAGATATTAAAAAATTAGAGGAGAATATATATAAGGCAGATGCAATAGTAAATGATGAAGTTAAATGTTTAGAAGTATTTAAATATTTCTCAGAATTTAATAAGATTTTATATGCAATTTCTGATTTACCAAGAGTTATTCATCTAATAAATAATTTGAACTTATATCTAAAAAAGTTTAGAAAGATATCTGCTGAGAATAATGAAAGAAGATTAAGTGCACATGCTGATCATATGAAAATAGTAGAATTAATAAAAAGTGGAAAAAAGCATGAAGCGATTGAAGTTAATAGAAAACACTTGCTAGAAGCTAAAGAGTTTTTAATAAAGCAGGTTGAAAGTTAAAAATCAGAAGAAATTCTGATTTTTTTTTGGAAAAGTAGGTCACACTGTACTAAAATTATATTTTTTATAGGATTAAAGATAGAAAAATAATTTGACAAATATGAAAAATGTTGTATACTGTATTGTAAATATAAAATTGTATACAGAATACGGGACACTGAATGCCGAGGAGGATATTTTGAAAAATAAGGTTAAAATAACGGAAACTTGTCTAAGAGATGGACACCAATCTCTAATAGCAACAAGATTGACAACTGCTGAAATCCTTCCAATTGTTGAGAAGATGGATGAAGTTGGATATCATGCTTTAGAAGTTTGGGGAGGAGCCACTTTTGATGCTTGTATTAGATTCTTAAATGAAGACCCTTGGGAAAGACTTAGAGAAATCAAGAAAAGAGCTAAAAAAACAAAACTACAAATGCTTTTAAGAGGTCAAAACCTTTTAGGATACAGACACTATGCAGATGATATAGTTGAAGAGTTTGTAAAAAAATCAATTGAAAATGGTATCGATATAATCAGAATATTCGATGCACTTAATGATACAAGAAACTTAAAAGTTGCTGCTGAAGCAACTAAAAAATATGGAGGACATTGCCAACTTTCAATAGCTTATACAATAAGTCCTGTTCATACAACAGAGTACTATAAAGAGTTAGCTAAAGAGATGGAAGCTATGGGAGCAGACTCAATTGTAATAAAAGATATGGCTGGAATACTTCTTCCTGAAACAGGATACAACCTAGTAAAAGAGTTAAAGTCTGTTTTAAATGTTCCTTTAGAGTTACATACTCATGCTACAAGTGGAATAGCAAGTATGTTATACCTAAGAGCTGTAGATGCTGGAATTGATATTATTGATACAGGGATATCTACTTTTGCAGGAGGAACAGCACAGCCAGCAACAGAATCTATGGTTAGAACTTTTGAAGGTGGAGAAAGAGACCCAGAGTTAAATTTAACACTTTTAAAAGAGATTGCAGAATACTTCAAACCAATTAGAAAAAAATATGTAGATGAGAAAGTTTTAAATATGCAAGCTTACTTCGTTGAGCCAAGCATTTTAGAATATCAACTACCTGGTGGAATGTTATCAAACTTAGTATCTCAACTTACAGCGCAAAAAGCTGCTGATAAATATGAAGATGTACTAAAAGAGATTCCAAGAGTAAGAGAGGACTTAGGATTCCCTCCACTAGTTACGCCACTTAGTCAAATGGTTGGAACTCAAGCGGTATTTAATGTATTGACTGGAGAAAGATATAAGATGGTACCAAAAGAGATTAAGGATTATGTAAAAGGTCTTTATGGAAAATCACCAGCTCCAATGTCAGAAGAGGTAAAGAAAAAAATAATTGGAGATGAAGCTGTTTTCACAGGAAGACCAGCAGACCTTCTAAAGCCAGAATATGACGAGATAAAAAGAGAGATTGGCGATTTAGCAAAATCTCCTGAAGATGTTCTAATGTATGCTATGTTCCCACAAATAGCTAGACCTTACTTAGAGAATAGAGATAAACCAAAAGTAGAAAAAGAATATAGAAGTATAAATATAGTATTTTAGTTGAAAGGAGAATGATTTATAAGAATGTTTAAAGACGCAATAACGCTTATGATAGCTCTTGAAATAACGTTAATAAGTATGCTTGTTGTATTTACAATATTAGCAATATTAGCTTTCGTTCTTTCACTGTTTAAATATATTCCAGCAGAGAAAGCGGTAGAGGTAAAAAAAGCTACACCAGCAGTAACACCAGCAAAGGTAGAAAGAGAAAAGTTTGATCCATCAAAGATAACAAGCGAAGAGATGAGAGTAGCTATGATGGTAGCATGTATAGAGGCAGCTGGAGAAGATAAGGATGCCAATATAAGAGTTGTAGGAATAAAAGAATTAAACTAATAGGAGTGTAATAAAAATGATAAAAGTATATAAAGTTAAAATTGGAGAAAAAGTATACGAGGTAGAAGTAGAATCAGTAACAGAGGTTAACGGAACAATATCAGCACCAACATCTTCAACGCCAGCACCAGCTGCAGTGGCATCAGTACCAGCAGGAAATGGTACAAAAGTTGAGGCACCTATGCAAGGTTTAGTTGTATCTGTAGATGTAACTGTAGGAGCAAACGTAAAAGCTGGAGATACTTTATTAGTATTAGAAGCTATGAAAATGGAAAATCCAATTGTTTCACCAGTAAATGGAGTTGTTCAATCAATAACTGTAAATAAAGGTGACACAGTAGACGGTGGAACAGTAGTAGTAACAATAGCTTAATCAAAATAATAAAGTCGAAAGGAGTTAAAATGGAGTTTTTAAGTAATCTATTTTCAACAACAGGAATTGCAATGATGACTATGAATCAAGGTATTATGATTTTAGTTGCGTTATTCCTATTGTTTTTAGCAATAAAAAAGCAGTATGAACCTTATCTATTACTTCCAATAGCTTTTGGAATGTTATTGGTAAATTTACCAGCACCAGTGAGTGAAGGAATAATGGATAAAAATGGACTTTTAAATATTTTATATGCAGGAGTAAAGTATGGAGTTTATCCTCCTCTAATCTTCTTAGCGATAGGAGCAAGTACAGACTTCGGTCCATTAATTGCTAATCCTAAGAGTTTACTTCTTGGAGCAGCGGCACAATTAGGTATATTTGGAGCGTTCGTAGGTGCAGTTGCAATGGGAATGACTGGAAACGAAGCAGCATCTATCGGAATTATAGGTGGAGCAGATGGACCAACAGCTATCTATTTAACATCAAAGTTAGCACCACATATGTTAGGACCAATAGCGGTAGCAGCATATTCATACATGGCACTAGTACCAGTAATTCAACCACCTATTATTAGATTATTTACAACGAAAGAGGAAAGACAGATAAAAATGACTCAACTTAGAACTGTAAGTAAAAGAGAGAAAATCTTATTCCCAATAGTAGTAACAATAGTAGTAACATTAATAATTCCATCAGCAATACCTTTAGTAGGAATGCTAATGTTTGGAAACTTAGCTAAGGAAAGTGGATTAGTTCCTAACTTAGTAGAGCATATAAAGGGAGCTTTAATGTATGTAATCACAATATTTATTGGATTGACAGTTGGAGCGACAACAAATGCAGAAGCATTTTTAAATTTAGCAACAATAAAGATAATAGTATTAGGACTTTTCGCGTTTGCATTTGGAACTGCAGGAGGAGTAATCTTTGGAAAAGTTATGTGTAAACTTAGCAAAGGTACAATCAATCCGATGATAGGAGCAGCAGGAGTAAGTGCTGTACCTATGGCGGCAAGAGTAGTTCAAAAAGTAGGACAAGAGGAAAATCCAAGTAACTTCTTACTGATGCATGCAATGGGACCTAACGTAGCAGGAGTTATAGGGTCAGCAGTAGCAGCAGGTGTGTTACTAGCTATGTTTAAATAATTAAAAAAATTGGAGGCCAGGAAATGGAGATCAAAGTAAAAGCAGTGGCAGGAACTCTTGAATCGAGTGATATGTATGTAATAATCGAGCCAAATGCTACAGGAATTGAATTAGAAATTGAAAGCGTTGTAATGGGGCAATATGGAGATGATGTTAGAAGAGTAATTTTAGAATCTTTAGAAGAGTTAGGGGTTACTTCAGCAAAAGTATTAGTAAATGATAAAGGGGCTATTGAGCCTGTAATCAAAAGCAGAATCCAAACAGTTGTTACAAGAGCAGCTCAACAAAAATTCACTTGGTAGTAGGAGGAAAAAATGAAATTAAGACGTTCGATGCTTTTTATTCCGGGAAATAATCCAGGAGTAATAAAAGATGTACATA is from Cetobacterium sp. ZOR0034 and encodes:
- a CDS encoding biotin/lipoyl-containing protein, with the translated sequence MIKVYKVKIGEKVYEVEVESVTEVNGTISAPTSSTPAPAAVASVPAGNGTKVEAPMQGLVVSVDVTVGANVKAGDTLLVLEAMKMENPIVSPVNGVVQSITVNKGDTVDGGTVVVTIA
- the rpoN gene encoding RNA polymerase factor sigma-54, which produces MDFKLGLDQSLKIALSLEMKLSIDILKMSLKELKEFLKEKEEKYPGIEIVYPKQIKSKSTEVETYLENISDSEESLIDFLEEQISYLTLSKEIKNILEYLINNLDERGYLDGSLEELRKDGGYKSVVFKESLSILRKLDPIGVGAFDLIDCLKIQLLNRGIKERKIEEILEKNLEDIANTNLNKICLEREIDMSTLKRYIEVIKTLNPKPARGYYVNKKTKYIIPDINLDIIADEIIITLNEEEIPKIKVRTDDKQSYNLALTLERSIQKRQKTLLKVSNYILNYQKDFILRNAPLKTLKIKDIAYELDLHESTISRAIKDKFLKSGSRIESLKKYIVLDEKNQYIKNQILEIIDLENKKNPLSDEKILKELCNRGVMIQRRTIAKYRDELGIPSSRHRKK
- a CDS encoding GntR family transcriptional regulator, whose product is MVIKKKKSIREQVYDYLKDEIVNGNIKEGSRIVEEEYAERLNISRTPLREALRMLELEGLVEAREKGGVTVPKTTKKDVEEVVKIRIALETVIFEELFEKVTLEDIKKLEENIYKADAIVNDEVKCLEVFKYFSEFNKILYAISDLPRVIHLINNLNLYLKKFRKISAENNERRLSAHADHMKIVELIKSGKKHEAIEVNRKHLLEAKEFLIKQVES
- a CDS encoding oxaloacetate decarboxylase subunit alpha, with translation MKNKVKITETCLRDGHQSLIATRLTTAEILPIVEKMDEVGYHALEVWGGATFDACIRFLNEDPWERLREIKKRAKKTKLQMLLRGQNLLGYRHYADDIVEEFVKKSIENGIDIIRIFDALNDTRNLKVAAEATKKYGGHCQLSIAYTISPVHTTEYYKELAKEMEAMGADSIVIKDMAGILLPETGYNLVKELKSVLNVPLELHTHATSGIASMLYLRAVDAGIDIIDTGISTFAGGTAQPATESMVRTFEGGERDPELNLTLLKEIAEYFKPIRKKYVDEKVLNMQAYFVEPSILEYQLPGGMLSNLVSQLTAQKAADKYEDVLKEIPRVREDLGFPPLVTPLSQMVGTQAVFNVLTGERYKMVPKEIKDYVKGLYGKSPAPMSEEVKKKIIGDEAVFTGRPADLLKPEYDEIKREIGDLAKSPEDVLMYAMFPQIARPYLENRDKPKVEKEYRSINIVF
- a CDS encoding OadG family protein, producing the protein MFKDAITLMIALEITLISMLVVFTILAILAFVLSLFKYIPAEKAVEVKKATPAVTPAKVEREKFDPSKITSEEMRVAMMVACIEAAGEDKDANIRVVGIKELN
- a CDS encoding sodium ion-translocating decarboxylase subunit beta, whose protein sequence is MEFLSNLFSTTGIAMMTMNQGIMILVALFLLFLAIKKQYEPYLLLPIAFGMLLVNLPAPVSEGIMDKNGLLNILYAGVKYGVYPPLIFLAIGASTDFGPLIANPKSLLLGAAAQLGIFGAFVGAVAMGMTGNEAASIGIIGGADGPTAIYLTSKLAPHMLGPIAVAAYSYMALVPVIQPPIIRLFTTKEERQIKMTQLRTVSKREKILFPIVVTIVVTLIIPSAIPLVGMLMFGNLAKESGLVPNLVEHIKGALMYVITIFIGLTVGATTNAEAFLNLATIKIIVLGLFAFAFGTAGGVIFGKVMCKLSKGTINPMIGAAGVSAVPMAARVVQKVGQEENPSNFLLMHAMGPNVAGVIGSAVAAGVLLAMFK
- the citD gene encoding citrate lyase acyl carrier protein; the protein is MEIKVKAVAGTLESSDMYVIIEPNATGIELEIESVVMGQYGDDVRRVILESLEELGVTSAKVLVNDKGAIEPVIKSRIQTVVTRAAQQKFTW
- a CDS encoding TonB family protein — protein: MNKFYILSAVLHTLVVGMFLFLTTEEEIKFKEKKNIVVSVRNNRAISNNTEASSKPKNIASEIESEAKKNDEKIIQKKQEKKQENKVIKEVEKAKVKKIESPKKEVQYNEFQDNNRFLQGEDGVFTAISLEGIEYEILKEVDPKYPIRAKKSGYKGIGIIRVKFLVDVDGSVKNIEFLSGEQKFGFKEEVEKALNQWRFKPIQYKNKNIRVHFEKEFKFKNI